One Rosa chinensis cultivar Old Blush chromosome 5, RchiOBHm-V2, whole genome shotgun sequence genomic region harbors:
- the LOC112201351 gene encoding uncharacterized protein LOC112201351: protein MMRRQQAQYAGDSGGANSYGGGGGGAAAASMHHHHHHHQQQQPSSVGASDFEGRLEAFTPERDSNPNPNPYATSSKPEAQWRWERDASNSKASNPLTPHMFSEGQVGDTSRSYFQGQRSDPKHALETQSNNDPRSQPHIEDMDLGYEDKPSSQSFEVLEQKFLDDIRKLTKEQNDAEDAENARHREKIGTINSQYEEQLASLRCQHAGRRDDLLRRESNARQHQYQQSMMDCYPKSSMDSSDLHGYSGIAASATAGDTRRGYETDQYDSYRERARFLGGSRDHGFEPRGPYPGGRVYDTGSRYY, encoded by the exons ATGATGAGACGCCAGCAGGCGCAGTACGCCGGCGATTCAGGCGGCGCCAATTCGTATGGTGGCGGAGGCGGTGGCGCTGCGGCAGCTTCAatgcaccaccaccaccaccatcatcagCAGCAGCAGCCGAGTAGTGTTGGTGCTAGTGATTTTGAAGGACGACTCGAAGCGTTCACACCCGAGAGGGATAGCAATCCTAATCCTAATCCATACGCTACTTCTTCCAAACCAGAGGCCCAGTGGAGATGGGAAAGAGATGCATCCAATTCCAAAGCCTCCAATCCATTGACACCTCACATGTTTAGTGAAG GTCAAGTGGGTGATACATCTAGATCCTATTTCCAGGGTCAAAGGTCCGATCCAAAACATGCTTTAGAGACACAGAGCAACAACGATCCCCGATCTCAACCTCATATTGAAGATATGGACCTTGGGTACGAGGATAAGCCTTCGTCACAGTCCTTTGAAGTTCTGGAGCAGAAATTCCTTGATGACATTAGGAAACTAACCAAGGAACAGAATGATGCTGAGGATGCAGAAAATGCTAGACACAGAGAG AAAATTGGTACAATCAATTCTCAGTATGAAGAACAATTAGCATCACTACGGTGCCAGCATGCTGGCCGTAGAGATGATTTACTTCGGAGGGAATCAAATGCCCGGCAGCATCAATACCAGCAATCCATGATGGATTGTTACCCTAAAAGCAGCATGGACTCCTCCGATCTTCATGGTTACAGTGGAATTGCGGCCTCAGCTACTGCTGGCGATACACGCAGAGGCTACGAAACTGACCAATATGATTCTTACAGAGAGCGGGCTCGATTTCTTGGGGGCTCCCGTGATCATGGGTTTGAGCCTAGGGGACCATATCCGGGAGGGCGTGTTTATGATACTGGCTCACGTTATTACTAA
- the LOC112201832 gene encoding uncharacterized protein LOC112201832: MDPQRCRAKVSGMITSQEEFYLEKEVVQPVPSIVGMVDATHLTRLTREVIRLGAVAFQGGTDYLLANQWIENMETYYDMVVCTDMEKKITATFLLQGEAGQWWDSMLKTRNISTITWEGFVELFRDMYLPASRREKLGVDFISLVQGTMSVKGYEARFSQLYRFVRPMDPVSLARKFQRGLNLVIRDRVTPFQLPTVALIFASALRFEQELLTSRGEMTTMGDSQGKGKAVAGSSDEMDSQGGSWKRQRTYHKAPARVAAALVGQAAHLRCYNCGELDHVSKVCTKPRSKVCFRCGQTGHVARECTRPQDGRQGNQ, from the coding sequence ATGGATCCTCAGAGATGCAGGGCCAAGGTTAGCGGCATGATTACCTCTCAAGAGGAGTTCTATCTTGAGAAGGAGGTGGTGCAACCTGTTCCATCTATTGTTGGGATGGTTGATGCTACTCACCTAACTAGGCTGACTAGGGAAGTCATTAGATTGGGGGCAGTGGCATTTCAGGGTGGTACAGATTACTTGTTGGCTAATCAGTGGATTGAGAACATGGAGACCTACTATGATATGGTTGTCTGTACTGACATGGAGAAGAAGATTACAGCTACGTTCCTTCTCCAGGGTGAGGCGGGACAGTGGTGGGATTCTATGCTGAAGACAAGGAACATATCGACCATTACTTGGGAGGGTTTTGTGGAACTCTTTCGGGACATGTACCTTCCCGCTTCTAGGAGGGAGAAATTGGGGGTTGACTTCATTTCTCTAGTCCAGGGGACTATGAGTGTCAAGGGCTATGAGGCCCGATTCTCACAATTGTACCGGTTTGTTAGGCCGATGGATCCAGTGTCTTTGGCTCGGAAGTTCCAACGGGGACTGAATCTGGTGATCAGAGATAGGGTGACTCCTTTTCAGTTGCCTACTGTGGCACTTATCTTTGCTAGTGCTCTTAGATTTGAGCAAGAACTTCTAACGTCTCGAGGGGAGATGACTACTATGGGAGATTCCCAGGGAAAGGGAAAGGCAGTTGCCGGGAGCAGTGATGAGATGGACAGTCAGGGTGGATCCTGGAAGAGACAGCGGACTTATCATAAGGCGCCTGCTAGGGTAGCAGCTGCACTTGTTGGGCAGGCAGCACACCTGAGATGTTACAACTGCGGCGAGTTAGACCATGTTTCCAAAGTGTGCACGAAGCCGAGGAGCAAGGTATGCTTTAGATGTGGCCAGACTGGGCATGTAGCCAGAGAGTGTACTCGACCTCAAGATGGCAGGCAGGGGAACCAATAG